In Nyctibius grandis isolate bNycGra1 chromosome 17, bNycGra1.pri, whole genome shotgun sequence, the genomic stretch GCACAAATCAAATATAAAGCCCTAAATTCGGCTTATTTATAGCGCAATATTATTTTCTAAGCATAAAATGTGCTTTATGTATATGCTGTGTGCTGCTCTGCCGTGCAGGGAGGCTGTATGCacttaaatatatgtattttatatattttatatatatatttgatgtGCTGGAGCGGTGTGAAGCACTGCCCAGCACCCCCGTCTGTGCCCGGGGCAGGTGGAGCGGGAGaagctgcagaggcaggaggatgCGCCGCGGCTCGCGGCGGAGAAGGGCCGGCTGGAGGACGCGCTGGGCAGCCGCCTGCTGCAGGtggggggccggcgggggcacccctgggtgctgcccgCTCCCGTGATGGGCTCGTGGCTTGCAGCAGGATGGTGCTGGGCTCTTTTGGGGTGCTGCGGAGCTTGGGGAGATGGTGGTGCTTGTACTGGGTTGGTGCTGGGCTTCTTTTGGAGGCTTAGCCCAGCTTGGGTAGATACTGGGGGATGGTGCTGGGCTCCTTTTGGGGTGCTTCAGAGCttggggagatgctgggggaTGGTGCTGAGCACCTTTTGGGGTGCTTCAGAGCTTGGGAAGAAGGTGGTGCTTGCAGCAGGATGGTGCTGGGCTCCTTTTGGGGTGCTGCGGAGCTTGGGGATAGGGTGGTGCTCGCAGTAGGGCGGTGCTGGGCTCTTCTGGGGACTCAGCCCAGCTTGGGGAGATGCTGGTATTCCACTGGGGTGGTGCTGGGCTCCTTTGGGGTGCTTCAGAGCTTGGGGAGATACTGGGGGATGGTGCTGGGCACCTTTTGGGGTGCTTTGTAGCTTGGGGAGATGCTGGTGCTCACCCTGGGATGGCGCTGGGCTCATCCCCGTTGAAGGGAGATGCTGGTGCTCGCCCTGGGATGGTGCTGGGCTCCTTTGGGGGCCCCTCGCAGGCTGGGGCGCGGTTTGGGggtgccagcagccccccaTGCCCCAGGCGCTGGAGCCCCCCCTGTCACCGCTCCCCCCTCTCTCACCCTGTCCCGTTGCAGGTCGCGGTGCAGGAGCCCCCCCGACACCCCACCAGCACTTAGGGCCGCCCGCAGCGACCCACCCAGCTCAGCACACGGGGGCTCAGACCCCCCAACCAGCATTTTTGGGCTCAGCGGTCCCTTTCCTCCAGCGAACGCCCGGTGACGTCCCACGGGTATTTTTGATACGGGTTGGGACccaatggggttttttttcccttttttatcgggatttttaacaaaaatttgGGAATTCACCTTTTTTTAGCCCTCTCTCCAGACCCCATTTATCCCCCCCTCCTACATGATgctcctccagccctctcaAGCCCCAACCCTCAGTGGGTCctaatttttcccctttttctaacaaaaaaaaaggtgtttttttttttttcaaatagtgGGATTTTTATATCCCTATTTTTGGAGTTTTGAAGGTTTTTTACTGGTGCTACAGGGGCAGCCGGCGGGTGACGAGGTGGTGGCTGCGAGCGCGGCCCCCGACCCTTCTCTGTCCTGGCACTATTAAATGTGGATTAAACCCAAAGTGGCAGCTCTCgagggtggttttttgtttgggggggTGGCGGCATTTTGGGGATGcccaataataaataataataataataataataataataataataataataataataataataataataatgatgtaTTATtagtagtaaaaataataataatttaaataaatgtattattattactattattactattactattatcatcacggggctggaggagggtgaTGGAGAAAACTCAACCCCGAACACACCCAGACTCTTTTCCATAGGTGAACTGGAATATATAAGACCTGCACCCTGCAAGCTACACCTTATATAAGAGGGAGACACCCTATAGAGCTGTAAATAAGGGAACTGCTCCCTATATGAGAACTGCTCCCTATATATGAGACCTACACCCTATATGAGAACTGCTCCCATATGAAAACTGCACCCTATGGGAGGCCTGTACCCTATATAAGAGAACTGCACCCTATATAAGCTACACGCTGTATGAGGACTCTGTGCTATAGAGACCCACACCCTATATGAGCTACATGCTATGTATGTAGGAGCACTGCACCCTATATGAGACCTGCTCCCTGTCTAAGAGAACTGCACCCTTTATAAGAACTTCTTCCTATATGAGACCTGCTCCCTATATAACTGCACCCTATATGAGAACTGCACCCTATATGATCTCTGCTCCCTATATGAGCCCTGCTCCCTATATAACTGCATCCTATATGAGACCTGCACCCTGTATATATGAGAACTGCACCCTATATGAGACCTACACCCTATATGTGAGAACTGCACCCTATATGAGCCACCACTATATAAGAAGAATGCATCCTATATGAGCTACATGCTATGTAAGAGGACTGACTACTATATAAAACTGCACCCTATATGAGCTACAGGCTATATAAGAAACCTGTATGCTCTGTAAGTGACCTACACACCCTATACACAAGAGCCCCACTGCACTGTTTCCTATAAGTGCCCCACAGAGACTCCCCAAGCTGGACCCCTAAAGCCCATGCTATTTCCTATAAGTGAACTAAACCCCAACCTCCACCCTCCTTTCTATAGGGGAACCCCAGCCCTAAACACCTCAGGCCCCTGGCAGAGACCCCCCCTCTGCCCTTTTCTATAGGGGAACCGAGCAGCACCCCacaaccaaaccccaaaacactccGTATTTTCTATAGGAGACTCAGGAATTCACCCCAAACACCTATAGAGCACCTACAGAGCACGTGGTTTTCCATAGGAGTCGCCCCCTCCAAGCTGCATTATTTCCCCACCAACCGCCCCCAAATCAGAcatttcacagccccaaaaacaccccaaaaatcGTCACCTACAGCCCTTCCCCTTGTGCCCGGGGTTGGCCGGGAAGCGCTCAAATAATTGGAAAACCCCCTGAGATATCGgacaaacccccccaaaaattGGAAAACTCCCCCAAAATCAGACCTACCCCcccaaaaatcagaaaagcCCCCCCAAAATTGGGAAATTCTCCcctaaaattgaaaaaaatctccccaaaATCAAAAAACTCTCCCCAAAATCAGACCTACCCcacaaaaaattcagaaaagccCCCCCCAAAAATTAGAAAAGCCCCCCCAAAGTTGGAAAACTCTCCCCAAAATCAGACCTACcccacaaaaaaatcagaaaaggccCCCAAAATCAGACCTACTCCCCAAAAATATTGGAAAAGCCCCCCCAAAATTGGGAAAATCTCCcctaaaattgaaaaaaaatctccccaaaATCTAAAAACTCTCCCCAAAATGAGACCTAACtccacaaaaaaatcagaaaatccCCCCCAAAACTGGAAAACTCTCCCCAAAATCAGACCTATCCCcccaaaaatcagaaaaggcCCCAAAAAATCAGACCTACTTCCCAAAAATATCGGAAAAGCCCCCccaaaactggaaaaatctcCCCAAGAATTGAAAAATTCTCCCCAAAATCAGACCTACCCCTGAAAAAATTTGAGAAGCCCCCCCCAAAATTGGGAAACTGTCCCCAAAATGAGACCtacacccccaaaaaatcagaaaagccCCTCCCAAATCAGAAAAATCTCCCCAAGAATTGGAAAATTCTCCTCAAAATCAGACCTACCCCCCCAAAATCAGAAAAGTCCCCCCCAAAATTAGAAAACTCCCCCCAAAATcagctttttcccccccaaaaaaacgAGTCGGGAGCCGCAGCGACCCTTACGCTTTATCTCTTGGACACTCTAcgtagaaaaaaaatggggtgggggggggctcgCACCGCCCCCCCTTATACAATATAATaaagaaagtaataaaaataatcaaccccccctttttattaattattacgTGCAtaaaaatggacttttttttgttttcatgatgTTTTTTCATGCACGGTCTCGTTAGCACCACAGCGAGGAGCCGGAGGGGAGAagatggggcgggggggggtgggatCCTGATGaagttttggggtggggggggtatggggtggggggggctcagcacccgCCGCAGCTCCGGGCGCAGGATGCGCCCACGGTTTGGCAGAGCCCGCTGGTGGCCATGACCCCGCACTTGGAGAACTTGTCGCGGCAGAGATCGGCTGCGGGGataagggagaggaggaaaatgtgggtgcagggaaaaaattagggTGGGGGGGTAGAAAAAGGCGGGGGGGAaggtgggaccccccccatgGGGACATTGTGATGCTACAACAGCTCaacccccccaaactgggatcccAGTTGGGCTCTTGGTTGCCCAGAGCAACTTTTTTTGGTTGCTGGGGGTTGCTGTCGCCATGATGGGGAAAGGGGTGACCcggtgggaccccccccaattttagggtgcccccccccccccattacCTCGCAGCAGCTCTTCGTGGGCGCACACGGTGCGGACGCAGATCTCCTTGTTGATCACGTAAACGCGACggaggctggaggggagggggagaaatcAGATTGGAGGGGGGTTAATGTAAAAGCAGAAGGGGTCCCCAaatttttttggggtggggggggtttCAGGGAAGCTTTCCCCCCCCCTGCTCGCCTGTAGAAGCAGATCTCATTCAGGCACTGCTTGCAGGGCTTGTGCACGGAGTAGAGCCTGGTGCAGGGGTACTGCTCCTCCCGGCAGTCTGCGAGGGGAGAAAATACAGCTGGGGGGGGCTGCAAAATCATCGGGGGGGGCTGAAAAATCATTGGGGGGGCTGGAAAATCATCGTGGGGGATGCAGGCCTGACGCCACGGGGATGGGCTGAGCACCCACTCATTctttcccctccatccccacccctAATTTTTACCCCCCCGAGTGCGGCGGCACTTCCTCACCCCAGCTGGGGTAAAAGGGGGGTGAATCCCCCCCCCGTCTCCAGGGAATGAGGTGGGGGGGTCACTCACCGAGGGGTCCTGGCTCCGTGGGTTCGGTCTCGGGGGCAGCAGCTGTGGGGGGGGAAGAGTGAAATAAGGGGGGGGACACAGCAAATAGGGCTGGAGCAAAGTCATCCCCTGGGTTGTAGGGCTGGAGCATCCCGCTGGCACCCACAAAGCAGCTCCCGTGGGGGCACAATGGGGCGAAGGGTGCAGGGGAAGGATGGGGACCCCCAAATTTTGGGGTggggagtggggtgggggtgttgCCACCCACCTGGGGTCGGGGCCGGCACGATCTCCTGCTGGGATTGCTGCTGGGACTGGTACCGAAACTGCTCCTCGGGGGCCCGGGGGGTCACATCTGCGAGGAGAGAGCGAGTACACCCCAAAAACCTGGGGGGTTCCCCCCCCCTCCGtaccccagcaccccacaggGGAACCACTTACCGTGATAGTCGTAGTAATCCTGAATTTCTGCggggaataaaacagaaaagagaggctgaggagggagggggTGAAGTGTAGGGGAGGAAACACACCCCATCGGGGGGGGGAAACACACCCCATTGGGGCCATGAGCTCCCCGAAATTTTACAGCTGGTTTGAGCGATGGGAAAAcaccctccagcccccccaggAATGAACCTGGGCATCATCCCACGaggggtttggggttgttttttaagtttaatAAAAGATTAGTAATTAATTGGcagtgggaggaaggggaaaggaggggcaCGTGTAtgggggggagatggggaggtGTCAGGGGAGGGTGGGAATTCAAGGGGTGGGAGAAAAGGGTTGGGGTGAAGAGGTGTCGGAGTGTGTTTGGGCAGAGAAAGtccaaaaagaaaggaaaaatatgggggggggggaaaggtgGGGGGGAGCATTTCCCAGTTTGGGGTGCTCTAACCTGATTGCTGGTCATACTGGGAATATTGTACGGGCTCGGGGTAGGTGATGCCTTCAAACCTGCTGTACTGGCCCTGGACCAGGAGCGCTGCTGGTGGGGGGAGGAGAAGCGTcatggggggggtccctgctctgcctccacaGCGTCCCCCAAACACCGTCCTCACGTCGCCGGGGAAGAggaggcggggggcgggggggggggcgctcACCGCCGCCGCGGGGTTCCCACGTTATGGGGATGATCCAGGGTGACCCCGATGTCGTGCAGCACCCgggtcccagcaccctgcccagcccaccCCAGCGATGCTCCTGACACCCCGGGGTGGGGAACCAGGGACACCCCCTGCATCCCTCGCAGACACCCCAGGGAGCTCCTCCAGGGG encodes the following:
- the MFAP2 gene encoding microfibrillar-associated protein 2, which encodes MRALGLFLLGLPALLVQGQYSRFEGITYPEPVQYSQYDQQSEIQDYYDYHDVTPRAPEEQFRYQSQQQSQQEIVPAPTPAAAPETEPTEPGPLDCREEQYPCTRLYSVHKPCKQCLNEICFYSLRRVYVINKEICVRTVCAHEELLRADLCRDKFSKCGVMATSGLCQTVGASCARSCGGC